One Argopecten irradians isolate NY unplaced genomic scaffold, Ai_NY scaffold_0219, whole genome shotgun sequence DNA window includes the following coding sequences:
- the LOC138312133 gene encoding uncharacterized protein, translating into MVNTKTTPMKACPMCKFRTAGTDELKEHLVLCGLKNAEKNPFSCSHCNFTTSKQIYLTRHEKRHQKSEDKNSQPEVGQVSSQPDGKGDVALSISSSNDSDSDSDHDVSSPEDWQTQDPGPLLSEESEMESSDHVFQPEEGASTSAEGTCNDQEPNDDSLLGRVIRKSTKPTLPFNQKRAAMEQNVATSKKLRATDLRNVIPKPVTLEQPIKRHTQTVTRRFVSVGVQTDTALNTTKRTVTTTYRYHEADKRVKQTTVDETFFYFKAFGDSRE; encoded by the coding sequence ATGGTAAACACTAAAACAACTCCAATGAAGGCCTGCCCAATGTGTAAATTCCGGACAGCTGGAACTGATGAGCTTAAGGAGCACCTGGTGCTTTGTGGTTTGAAAAATGCGGAAAAGAATCCCTTCTCCTGCAGccactgcaattttacaacgtCAAAGCAAATATACCTAACCCGCCATGAGAAAAGGCACCAGAAATCAGAAGACAAGAATAGTCAGCCTGAAGTAGGACAAGTGTCCAGCCAGCCTGACGGGAAAGGCGACGTAGCCTTAAGCATCAGCAGCAGTAATGATAGTGACTCGGATAGCGATCATGATGTCTCATCACCAGAAGACTGGCAAACACAGGATCCGGGGCCATTACTGTCAGAGGAATCAGAAATGGAATCTAGTGATCATGTGTTCCAACCTGAGGAAGGAGCATCTACCTCGGCAGAAGGAACATGCAATGATCAGGAACCTAATGATGATTCGTTGCTTGGAAGAGTCATTCGgaagtccactaaacctacgtTGCCTTTTAACCAGAAAAGAGCGGCCATGGAGCAAAACGTTGCAACGAGCAAGAAGTTACGCGCAACAGATCTACGCAATGTTATCCCCAAACCTGTAACTCTTGAACAACCTATCAAACGACACACTCAAACAGTGACCCGTCGTTTTGTCAGTGTAGGTGTCCAGACGGACACGGCTTTAAACACCACTAAGAGAACTGTCACTACAACTTATCGCTATCATGAGGCTGATAAACGTGTAAAGCAAACTACCGTAGATGAGACATTCTTCTACTTCAAGGCATTTGGTGATAGCCGTGAATAG
- the LOC138312134 gene encoding uncharacterized protein: MKVSKRLRKEISDLREQMLQMKTDSYNLLARTKPATSEQTKGPRSGSHEFDHVTTRNKQSYRTTGHNVDESDDEHGEFSDTSRKQRKKTVNVKASTYDGTTPWVDFKSHFEACSRINRWSTGEKGLHLAVSLRGQAQGILGDLDIAEQEDYGALVRALEERFAPPNQTELYRVQLMERRQKANETLPELGQAIRRLVNLTYRTVSSDVKETLAKQQFIEALADSEMRIRIKQARPKNLTEAIQLSVELEAYNRCEKKSTEGQSYLRNTTAEPSEQSEMLKLLQDMQKKLESLEKDVGRIKTKSKPNTKTNTVKNRSCFNCGEEGHFKRNCPKPNKKKDVNKDQKQAGAQQVNTRRRQRRKKPRAGIGSSTAVQEAGMYIAAELHGTKVNLLVDTGATVTIISERVFDQVPDSAKPRLSQVRQEVLTASGEKIKVKGKGSFVMKLNSTKNICVEGIVAKINTDGILGLDAMQARNGSLDFTRGVLTLDGVEIPTTYKGSMGCYRLSLVEKVTLPANTEVVVQGKVCLPEGETVSNLLLVEKPDTFLKTEKALVARALCTV, translated from the coding sequence ATGAAAGTATCCAAAAGGTTGAGAAAAGAGATCAGCGATCTCAGAGAACAGATGTTGCAAATGAAAACTGACAGTTACAATCTGTTGGCAAGAACAAAACCGGCGACATCAGAACAAACCAAAGGGCCCAGATCAGGTAGTCACGAGTTTGACCATGTCACAACACGCAATAAACAATCATACAGAACTACTGGTCATAATGTTGATGAATCAGATGATGAGCATGGCGAATTCAGTGACACGAGCAGGAAACAGAGAAAGAAAACTGTTAATGTGAAAGCATCAACATACGATGGCACAACTCCCTGGGTTGACTTTAAGTCACATTTCGAGGCTTGCTCAAGAATAAATCGCTGGTCAACTGGTGAGAAAGGTCTCCACCTAGCGGTGTCGCTACGAGGCCAAGCTCAGGGCATATTAGGTGACCTCGATATTGCTGAGCAGGAGGATTATGGGGCACTGGTCAGAGCCTTAGAAGAAAGGTTTGCTCCCCCTAACCAGACGGAGTTGTATAGGGTCCAGTTAATGGAGAGACGCCAAAAGGCTAACGAAACTCTACCAGAGTTGGGGCAAGCCATCAGGCGGCTTGTAAACTTAACATACCGTACTGTGTCAAGTGATGTTAAGGAAACGTTGGCGAAGCAGCAGTTCATAGAGGCACTCGCAGACTCAGAGATGCGCATACGCATCAAGCAGGCTAGGCCTAAGAATTTGACTGAGGCTATACAGTTGTCAGTAGAGTTAGAAGCCTACAACCGCTGCGAGAAGAAGTCAACAGAAGGCCAGTCATATCTCCGTAACACTACTGCTGAACCATCTGAACAGTCAGAGATGCTTAAGCTGTTGCAAGATATGCAGAAGAAGTTAGAGTCATTAGAGAAAGATGTTGGAAGGATAAAAACTAAGAGCAAGCCAAACACAAAAACCAATACAGTCAAAAACAGAAGCTGTTTTAATTGTGGTGAGGAGGGACACTTCAAGAGAAACTGTCCTAAACCTAACAAAAAGAAAGATGTCAATAAAGATCAGAAACAGGCTGGTGCCCAGCAAGTAAACACTCGCCGTCGACAGCGACGGAAGAAGCCGAGAGCTGGTATAGGGTCCTCAACTGCAGTGCAAGAGGCAGGCATGTATATAGCTGCCGAACTGCACGGAACAAAAGTAAATCTTTTGGTTGATACGGGGGCGACAGTCACCATTATATCAGAGCGCGTCTTTGATCAAGTTCCGGATTCAGCGAAACCCCGACTGAGTCAAGTTCGCCAAGAggtattaacagccagtggtgaaaaaataaaggtcaaaggcAAGGGCAGTTTTGTTATGAAACTTAACAGCACAAAGAATATTTGTGTTGAAGGCATTGTTGCCAAGATAAATACCGATGGTATTCTAGGACTTGACGCTATGCAGGCCCGAAATGGTTCCCTTGATTTCACAAGAGGTGTTCTCACTCTTGACGGTGTTGAAATACCGACAACCTATAAGGGCAGTATGGGTTGTTACCGACTTTCCTTGGTAGAGAAAGTGACACTCCCCGCCAACACCGAGGTTGTGGTTCAGGGAAAGGTATGCCTACCAGAGGGCGAAACCGTCAGTAATCTGCTTCTAGTTGAGAAGCCCGATACTTTCCTTAAAACGGAAAAGGCATTAGTCGCCAGGGCACTTTGTACAGTATGA